The nucleotide window ACCGGCCCAATACCGTGACCCACTTCCAGAGTATCGGCTTTTGCCAGCGCGTCCGAGAGCCAGATTTTGGCTTCCTGTACCGTATCAGCCCAGTTGTTATGGCGTGGACGCAACGCCGCCAGCGCGGCGGAGAGCGTACAGCCTGTACCGTGGGTGTTTTTAGTCTGCACGCGGGGTGCGGTAAAACGCAGTTCTCCGTCACGGGTGAAGAGCCAGTCCGGGCTTTCGGCGTCATCCAGATGGCCACCTTTCACCAGCACCGCACCGCAGCCCATTGCCAGCAATGCCCGCCCCTGCTCTTTCATTTCGCGTTCGGTTTGCGCATGCGGCGCGTCTAACAACGCGGCAGCTTCAGGCAGGTTTGGCGTGATCAGCGCCACTTGCGGCAACAGCTTTTTACGCAGCGTGTCGATAGCGGAAACAGAAAGCAGCGGGTCGCCACTTTTTGCCAGCATTACCGTATCAAGCACCACGTTTTGCACCTGATAGCGTTTCAGACGTTCTGCCACCACTTCGACAATATCTGTCTCCGCCAGCATCCCGATTTTAGTGGTATCAATGCGCACATCGCTGAGTACCGAATCGAGCTGTGCGGCGACAAAATCCGGCTCGATACGGTAGACCGACTGCACACCACGCGTATTTTGTGCCACCAGCGCGGTGATCACCGAACAGCCGTAGGCACCCAGTGCGGAGAACGTTTTCAGATCGGCCTGAATGCCTGCACCGCCGCTTGGGTCAGTGCCGGCAATGGTAAGGGCGTTAATCCGTTTCATGCCTGTTCCTCCAGGGTGTAGAGCGCATCCAGGAACGCACTGGCAAAGCTGCCCGGGCCACGAGACTGAGCAACGGCAGCCGTTCCGGCGCGCTTCATCCATCCGCAGGTAGCGGCCACGTTATCGAGCCTGTCACCCGGTAGCGAACAACTGGCCGCCACCACCGCCGAAAGCGCGCACCCGGTACCGACCACGCGAGTCATCAGCGGATCGCCCCCGGTCACCGTCCGGGTTCGCTGCCCGTCGGTGATGTAATCAACCTCGCCTGTGACCACGATAATGGCATTGGTCTGGCGTGCCAGCGCCTGTGCCGCAGGCAATGCACTGGATGCAGTATCGGTAGTATCCACGCCGCGCCCCCCCGCACTCATCCCGGCAAGCGCAAGAATTTCCGACGCGTTACCACGAATGGCCGCAGGTTTAAGGGAGAGGATTTGATGGCAAAAACGGGTGCGGAACGTCAACGCCCCGACAGCCACCGGATCGAGCGTCCAGGGTTTGCCTGCTGCCACGGCACTCTCAATCGCCCGGCGCATCGCCTGAGCGCGCGGGGCAGTCAGCGTGCCGACATTAATCAGCAGCGCATCGGCAAGAGCAGCAAACTGTTCAGCCTCTTCGGCTTCAATCACCATCGCCGGGGATGCGCCAAGCGCCAACAAAACGTTAGCCGTAAACGTCTGCACGACGTCGTTGGTCATACAATGTGTGAGCGGGGAACGGGTTCGGAACTGATGTAAAATGTGTAAATCGAGCAGGTCAGGCTGCATGGGTTCGCTCCTGCCTTGCGTGAAGAAGCGATGACCGGGAAGGCATCTGACTTCCCTACGCTGGCATTATCCAGATCAGGTAATACGGGTATTTCTCAGCCTTCAACGAAGAAGGGCACCCCGAGTCATTTAAATAAAAATCAAATAGTTGCGATTAACGTCCCGTTAATCTCTGTTCTGGATCATGCCAGCGGGAAGCCAAAGACTCAACCCTAAAAAATGCTCTGTGTCCCATATAAAAGCTTTAAACAACGCGAAGAAGCGCCCCAAGACCAGAACCCACCTGGATCAGATCATCAGCAGAGCCAGAACAACACGCCCAAACAGCCAAAAAGAAACGCATTGGTGTAGATGCTGGTTTCTGCGTTGTTCCCCAGCAATCCACCACGGAATCTTTCGAAAACATTCTGTTTGCAGGAAACCAGCCGGAAGGAACGCGCGAACTTTACCGCTCTCTGAACGGCGCAGGAAAGGAATATAACGCTGGTTCTATCATGTTGGTGGTTGATCCTGATAAACAGGACGACGAACAGATTGCCCACATGAAAGCCGCGAAAGCGCGAGTCGATGCAGCATTGGCCCCATTGACGCATGAGGAAGCTAACTTGCTGCACAAACACTACGCAACCATAGCTAATTTCACCAGCTACGCTGATACAGAAATTGGCCTTGCTGCTGACCCTGTTGGAAAATACTTTGAGAGTATCGAAAAAATACTCAAAGAGATTCAAGAAACGTATAAGAATACCTACATAACGAGAGGCTCGTTGATAGGAGAACAATTTTATGTCCGACGTAACCAGTTGTTTAAAGAGCTTGAATCCATACTCAAAGTCAGCTTCCTGAATAAGGCTATGAAATTCGGAGAGTATACCAAAATAAAAAAAGCACTCGGCCTGCCCAGTAGTTCTATTACCCACAAATGGAATGAAACGGGGATCAGTGACATTGAAAGTTATGCTACCCACATCGAACGGGCAGCTAAATACGTAAAAGCAATGCGTTACACTGGTTATTTAGGCATTGGTTTTAGCGGACTCCATTCTCTTAACGAAATCCATGAGGCATGTTCTGTTGGTCGCGAAGCTGAATGTACCAAGAAAAAATATACTGAGATTGGTAGTTTTGCTTTGGGTACAGGTGGCGGTGTTCTCGCTGGTGTTGGCTGGCTTGTTTGTACCGTTATTGCAGGTGTTGGTTTAGGGTACGCTGGTAGCACAGTGGGGAGTGCTGTTGGGGAATTAGGCGGAGAACAGTTGTATGACGTTTTCGGCAATTAATTTTCTGATGATACATCGGGTTGAAATCTCTGGGTTCTTTTTGATTCTCGGAATAATTAATTATGTTTCCAACGTAATTTATGACAAATTAGCCAAGAGAAAATTCATGACTCTATGCTCGCTATTTGTTGAAAAATTCGGAGCAAGACCAGCAGAAGTTTTAATTTATCAGGATGGGGGTTCTTTTTCTCGTTTATGCGTGATGCATTCTTTATTAATGCATTATACTTTAAAGAAAACTCATTCCATACACGAGGAATGGATAATGAACAAATACGATTCATTAAAGCACTTCCTAATCAGTATACCGATTGGTTACGTGTAAAAGTGAGATTTTCCATCGTTGGGATTATTTTTCTATTCATGATGCTGGCAACTTTCTATTTACCATTATTTATTTAACGACAATAAAATAAATAGCCAATATTTACACTTGGCTATTTTATTCACTACCAATCAATACCATCAATTACATAAGAAACTGAGGATAAGGGAAACGTATGCAAATAGCGTTTTGTGATCCCTCCACTTTTCTCGTGACCTACCGTCTGCTGAAGATGAAGAATGTTTTTCACCCAACCAGCCATAGCAGATGAACAGACACTGTGGCGGATCGAATGCAGTAAGCGCCGTTGCCCATAATCATCCAGATACGGAATACCCAACTGATCTCGAACATCAGCAAACACTTTACCGATCTTAGTCATGTGAATCGCCACGGATAATCTAGACACTTCTGAGCCATTAAATGACTCTGAGGTGACTGTTAACCCGTGGCGATTCAGGCAACACTTATTTTTATTGTAGAAATTTCTCGGCATTTGTTACATAAGAGTAAATTCCAGAAGCTTTTCGACATCCAAATAATACCCCTATAATAATTAGACAATGCCAACTTTTGATTAACTTGTAAATTTCATTTGAAACATACTGAGCATTCAGTAAAAAGGACTTTGTTGAGATCTAATAAATTAGCATTATGTATTTTGCTTATTTCACAACATTTTCGACCAAAACACTTAAGAAAATCTTATTAATTATAATTTCATCCCAGGTATTACACTCAAGAGCAGATAATCGCTATCTTATTGTATTTATTGAAAACATGTCATTTAGCATCACAACAGGCCAGATTAGCTATTAATGCGATTTATGATTTAGATTAATAATCAGAATTACACATTCATAGATAGTTACTGCACGCGACGAAATAAGTTATCAAACTTAAATTTCGAGAATCACCAGAATTAAATTCAGATATAACAAGAGGTTATATCTTCCTGCCAGGATTGCACTCTTACTTTAATTTTTTCTTGCATTGATGATGAGCGTTTTCAAATGAAATCTTTAAATAAATCAGCTATCGCTGTTTTTGTATTTGGTGCTGTGTTTGCTACTACAGCTAATGCTGCTACGGTTCAAGTAGTTGCCCCTAATCCAGTAGTAGGCACTTCTAACGCTACTCAAGATCTTTACAACGGGCAAAGCCTTTTAAATGCTGATGCTATTAACCTTTCTGATATTGAAATCAAAGCAGCACGAGCACAGGCCGATAACGCCAATGATAAAGCCACTCAAAATACGGCGGATATTCAGCAATTAACAGGCAACACTAATGCACAGTTTAACGCCGTGAATAACTATATTGATTCAGTGAATCAGCAGCAAGCCGCCGTTAACAATGCTCAACAAAACGAGCTTAATGATCATGATAACCGGATCACAACGCTGGAAAACGCCCCTAAGCCTAAAGATGGTGTAGATGGTGCTAAAGGTGATACAGGGGCGCAAGGCGTAGCAGGTTTAGCGGGTAGTAACGGGGTTAATGGTAAAGATGGTAGCAACGGTAAAGATGGCATTACAACTACCATCACCAAAGTAGAAGTAGACCAGGCTACACAAAAAGCTGTAGCAGGTTTACAGCAGCAGCAAGCTAAACAAAATGAAGCATTCAAAAGTTTGAAAAGTACTGTTGATGATAACCATAAACAGGCTAATGCGGGTATTAGTGGCGCTATGGCTATGGCGGGGCTTCCTCAAGTGCAAACTAATCAGCGTGTAATGTTCTCTGCTGGCGGTGCTACTTACAATGGTGAGAACGCATTAGCTGTAGGCGGTAGCGTTAACTTTAACTCTCATGTAGTTGGTAAAGTAAGTTTTAGCACTGATACCGCTAGTAACATGGGGGCTTCTGTAGGCGTAGGTGTAGGCTTTTGAATGTTCTATTCAAGCCCTTCAGGAAAAGCTTTATAAAGAAAATTTGAGATTTATTTATGAGTAAACATCAAACCACTTCTGAAAATTTATAACTTTAAATAGGATGATAGCAAAATGAAATATTCTATGCTTGCTTTACTTGTTGTAGGGGTATCTGTACTTAGCGGATGTACAACGGAAGATCAAAGATTAGATAAATGTGAAGCAAAAGGTATATCACGCGATGTATGTTACCAGGAAGAAAAAGCCTACTGGCGTAATTATCAATCTAATATGGCTGCTTTAAATGCCTCTAATCAGCAGGCAGATGCAATCCGTGAAGGTAATGAAATTAATCGTAAACATTACAAGCAGGTTGATCAACATGCACAATCAGCTAAAAAAGAAAATATGTATAAAGCTGAGGGTTTGCAACTTGTAATCAAATCTGATGGTAATGTAACTATTGATGGAAAGTTAGCAGCATTGGATGAAACAACACCAAAAGCTAAAACTTATTCACAGGGGCTTTATCAATTCATCATCTATAGTAATGGTAAAGTTGCTTTATTGAAAGATGGTAAATTTATTGGATATATGAAAAAAGTAACTCATTAATAATAGACCATCTGGCTAACATTAACTCATTCACCAATCATTAATAGGGTATTTACCCGCCCCTTCCAGATTGCCGTGATGGTCTTGAAGGGGTATTTTTTTGATCCTGACCCCGAATATGCTCCAGTCATAATCAGAACGGGTCATCCATCTCAGTGCAGAATGGGGGACGCTTCTGGTTATAGTGTATACACCAGGCCTCGATTTTGCACCGTGCATCCTCCAGGGACATGAACCCGTTCTCGTTCATACACCCACTTATCCGGCATTTTTCCTGCAAATTCAGAGCCGTGGTACTTGTTTAGTCTTTGACTGATGACTATTGGCTGGTTCGTCATTCGTTTTCTACACCTGGTATGAATTCAACAAGTGGAGAAAAGTCATGACCGATATTACCTGCAGTTTTGATACCCCGGTAACCAGGATTGCCATTGATATTGCTAAAAAATATCATGACGCCAAGATTAAACGCTCAGATGGCCGGATTGTGTATCTGCGTTTTGAGAACTCTCTCGCCGGATATGCCCGGTTAGTCACTGCTACTCGTTCATCCGGAGAAAAAGTTGTTGTCGCTTTCGAACCTACAGCTGACTATCACCGTAATATTGCCTGGTGGCTTCAGGAACAGGGGATAGAATGTCGCCTTGTTTCATCGCTGGCCTGTGCCAGAGCACGGGAGATGCTTTTTAAAACATGGGATAAAAATGACCGCAAGGATGCCAGCGTTATTCTTTATCTCATGGAGCAGGGACTTTCTTCTCCGTTTTTTGACCCCTTGCTTAATAAATTGATGGATATTCAGGAGATATCAAATACTTATTATCAAATATCCCTCGCAAGAACACGTAGTCTGAACAGCCTGGTAAATCACTACCTGACGTTGTATTTTCCTGAAGCAGAACAGTTTTTGCATCAGTCACGGACAGAATGGTTTTGTCAGTTTTTGCTGCGCTTTCCCACACCACAAACCATTACCTCAATACAAAAGAGTCTGTTTGTTAAGGAGGCCTGGGATATTATTGGTCGCAAGCAATACAAGCAGCAGTTTCTCGAGCAGTTGTATGAAATTGCCCGTAACTCGATTGCCCTGCCACTGCCTGAAAACTGCGAGGCTGTGGTCACGTTCAAGTTGCAGATCCGTCGGTATATTGAACTTACGCTTCAGTGGCTCCAACTGGAAAAAATGGCTGAAAACTATTGATAGATGTTAGCAACAACCTAAACCTGATTCAGTGCTTGCAAAAAAGAGGTAGTCCATAGATATAGAACGTGGCATCAGAAATTCCCGGCTTACGGCAGACCTCCGGCACGGACGTCCCCAGTTCAGCCTGCTTCAGAGCAAAAACAATCTGCTCTTCGGTGAATCATGATTTTTTCATCGACACCACCTCCGTTCAGGGAGTGTAGATCATGCCGGCATTCTGTTTCTGAATGGTGCAGGATTTTGGGTCAGGGTCAAAGAAACCATTGCCCCTCACAACATCCGGTAGTGAGGGCAAAAACAGGTTTTCGGCAGGATGCACCAGATTTACGTTTTAACACCAAAAAAAGCACATTTTGCAACACTCTTTGGTGCCCTTTTTCGCTCACACAGCATGCAATGTAACGCATTGTTTTCACTTGATGGGAAACGCATTCTCCCCTGCCAAAGACGGGATATTTACCCCCTTATGCACCCCGTAACAAAACAGTAAACAAATTAACCATTGAGCCCCGTGACAAAAGGCTCTATATTGGCGGCGTTTTTTTCAGACCCCCATCTGTTTTTTAACTTTTTATTCAATCGTGGCTCATAACGAAGCGGCGGTTGTAGGAGTGATATGATGACGGATAAAGTCCGTATTGACACCGTAGATGCCCACAAAAGCAACGAAACCTATCTGGCCCGTCAGGCCGAGTTTGAATCTAACGTCAGGAGTTATCCGCGCAAACTGCCTTTAGCCATCACTAAAGCAGAAGGCGTGTGGATCACCGATGCAGATAATAAAGAATACCTTGACTGTTTAGCAGGCGCGGGCACCCTTGCGCTTGGCCATAACCATCCTGATGTGCTGAAAAGCATCCAAAATGTCATTACCAGCGGCTTGCCGTTACATACCCTGGATCTGACTACGCCGTTGAAAGACGCGTTTTCCGAATACCTGCTCTCTCTGCTGCCTGGCCAGGGTAAAGAGTATTGCCTGCAGTTCACCGGTCCATCCGGCGCTGACGCCGTTGAAGCCGCGCTGAAGCTGGCGAAAAAAGTGACTGGTCGTAGCGGTATCATCAGTTTCTCTGGTGGTTACCACGGTATGACCCACGGCGCACTGTCCGTCACCGGTAACCTGTCTCCGAAAGAAGCGGTTGACGGTATGATGCCAGAAGTGCAGTTCATGCCTTACCCACACCAGTACCGTTGCCCGCTGGGTATCGGCGGTGAGGCTGGCGTAAAAGCACTGACCTACTACTTCGAAAACCTGATCAACGACGTTGAAAGCGGCGTGCGTAAACCTGCAGCGGTGATTCTGGAAGCCGTTCAGGGTGAAGGCGGCGTTAACCCGGCTCCGGTTGAGTGGCTGCAGCGCATCCGTAAAGTGACTCAGGAACACGGCATTCTGCTGATCCTCGACGAAGTTCAGGCTGGCTTTGCCCGTACCGGTAAATTCTTCGCTTTCGAACACGCTGGCATCGAGCCAGACATCATCGTGATGTCTAAAGCTGTAGGTGGCGGTCTGCCACTGGCTGTACTCGGTATCAAAAAGCAGTTCGATGCATGGGCTCCAGGTCACCACACCGGCACCTTCCGCGGCAACCAGCTGGCGATGGCAACCGGTCTGACGACGCTGAAAATCCTGAAAGACCAGAACATTGCGGGCAAAGTGGCTGCACAGGGCGAATGGCTGAAAGCACAGCTGGCTGAACTGCAGAAACGCTACCCGGTAATTGGTCACATTCGTGGTCTGGGCATGATGATCGGTATTGAGATCGTTAAGCCACACGAAGCGGCAGATCATATGGGCTGCTTCCCTGGCGACGGCGAGCTGTCTGCCCTGATTCAGAAGAAGTGCTTCGAATCCGGTCTGATTCTGGAGCGTGGTGGTCGTAACGGCATTGTGCTGCGTCTGCTGCCTTCTCTGTTGATCAGCGATGATCAGCTGAAAATCTTCCTGGATAAATTTGAGCAGGCACTGCTTGCTGCGGGCGTTCGCCCGGCGTAACCGGAGTTGTTGATTACGATGTCTGATTCAAACCCAATTTTGTTCTCCTCTGCGCAGAGCATTGAAGCTTACCAGCAGGCGATTGAACAAAGCTCTCAGGCTGTGATGCAGTGGCTGAAACAGCCTGAGATGTACCAGGGCAAAACGGTCGCGGAACTGCGCGACCGTATTAAGCTGGATTTCAACCCGAAAGGGCTGGGCAACAACGCAGCGATTGAACGCGCTGTGGAGTTCTTCCTGAAAGACAGTTTGTCCGTTCATCACCCGCAGTGTGTGGCGCACCTGCACTGCCCAAGCCTGGTTGTCAGCCAGGCGGCAGAAGTGCTGATCAACGCCACTAACCAGAGTATGGACTCCTGGGATCAAAGCCCGTCCGCAACCATTATCGAAATCAAACTGATCGAGTGGCTGCGTACCCGCGTGGGTTATCAGGCTGGCGACGCAGGTGTCTTCACCAGCGGCGGCACCCAGAGCAACCTGATGGGCCTGATGCTGGCACGTGACGCCTTCTTCGCGCGTCAGGGCCACTCCGTTCAGCAGGACGGTCTGGTAGGCGATCTGCGTAAAATTCGCGTGCTGTGCTCCGAAAACGCGCACTTCTCCGTGCAGAAAAACATGGCGCTGATGGGTCTGGGTTATCAGTCCGTGGTGCAGGTGAAAACTGACGAATTCTCCCGTATGGATCTGACCGATCTGGCGGCGAAAATTGAGCAGTGCAATGCCAACGGCGAACAGATCCTGGCGATTGTGGCGACTGCCGGTACTACCGACGCAGGTGCTATCGATCCGCTGCGTGCGATTGCTGAGCTGGCGGCGAAGCAGAACATCTGGGTACACGTTGATGCGGCCTGGGGCGGCGCGCTGCTGATGTCTGAGCAGTATCGTCACTACCTGGACGGTATCGAGCTGGTGGATTCCATTACCCTGGACTTCCACAAGCAGTTCTTCCAGACCATCAGCTGCGGCGCGTTCCTGCTGAAAGAAGCGCGTCACTATGAGCTGATGCGCTATCAGGCGGCCTACCTGAACTCTGAGTTCGATGAAGAAGCGGGCGTACCTAACCTGGTGTCCAAATCTCTGCAGACGACCCGCCGTTTCGACGCGCTGAAGCTGTGGATGAGCCTGGAAGCGCTGGGTCAGGAACAATATGCGGCGATCATCGACCACGGTGTGACGCTGGCGCAGCAGGTTGCGGCTTATGTGAAAGAGCAGTCTGCTCTGGAACTGGTCATGCAGCCACAGCTGGCAAGCGTACTGTTCCGCTTCCGCCCTGAAGCACAGATGGATGATGCGGGTATTGCCCTGCTGAACCAGAAAATTGGCGATGCGTTGCTGGAATCTGGCCGTGCCAACGTCGGCGTGACCGAGCACAACGGCATCACCTGCCTGAAGCTGACTCTGCTGAACCCAACCGTGACGCTGGAGGATGTTAAAGTCCTGCTGTCTCTGGTTGAGCGTACCGCACAGGAAGTTATGGCGAAGTAATCTGTGTCCCCTCTCTTAACAGAGAGGGGCTATTTACACCCCCGCCCACCACATTCTGATCTTCATTCCCCAGTAGCTTGTCCAGCCGGTTGTTGTGCTAACCACCTGCCCTTTTGACACCACCACCAGCGTTGGCGTTACGCTCACCTGCCACTGCTGCGACAACGCACCGCGTTCATCGTTGATCACCGGAACTGTAAGCTGTTTCTTCTCCACCCAGCGTTCAAGCTTTGCATCATCACCGGATCGCAGCGCGATACTCACTACGTTTCCGCCCTCGTTTGCCAGCTTATCGACCGACGGTGTGGTAAAACGACAAATACTGCACCAGGTCGCCCAGACATAAATCAGCAAAGGCCGTTCCTGGCTGAGCGCCGTGAAATCGTACAGTTTGCCGTCAATGCTCTGCATCGGCGTTGCACTGAAACTGGCAGGTATCGCGGGTTTACGGTATTGATCCACACCCCACATTACGGCCAGCGCCAGCAAAATAAAAACGATCCCTTCCCGTACCCAGCGTCGCAGTTGACTAAATATGCGGTTATCCATTATGACCTCGTGATTCAACAGCGGTTATCTTAGCCAGCAACACACCGTTACACTGTAAAGAAGTGTCGCATCAGCCAGCACCGCCTAAAGCAGGGGACAGTAAGCGGTAGAAGCACTACGCCGGGGAAAATAATCTTGTCGTGTTCAGTTTTGTTACATTTTTCTTCAAACAGGCCATAGTCTGATACATAAAATGGGCAAGGTGCCGTATTGTGGGTTAACCAAGGCAAAAAGTAACAGTATAAGTGGAGAAAAAATGGCTAAGTGTAAATGGCTGCTTATGGGCGCGTTAATGTCTCTGGCGGGTGCCGCCTGGTCAGCGCCTGCCGGAATTCAGGCCTATGCCGAACAAGAGTTCATTGCCGATTTCACAAAATTCAGGATTGGCGACACTGCACCTGCGCAGTATCAAACCCCCGAGTACACCATCAAACAGTACCAACTGCGCAACCTGCCAGCGCCAGATGCGGGTACTCACTGGACATATATGGGCGAAAACTATGTCCTGATTGGTGATGCCGACGGCAAAATCCACAAAGCCTACAATGGAGATATCTTCTATCATCGCTGATCCCATTACTGTCCGTCCGTGGCAGGAGAGCGACCGACCTTTCCTGCGTACGCTTTACCTGCATGCCCGGCGTGATGCCTGGCCCTGGTTAAACAGCGCGGAATGGCAACCTGAGGATTTTGACGCAGCCACCCGTGACGAAGAGATTTGGGTGGCCGTTCAGAATGGCCGCTGCCTGGGTTTCGCCTCGGTCTGGACGCACGATAATTTTCTGCATAATTTGTTTGTTGATCCACGCTACCAAAACCTGGGTGTGGGTCGTTTGTTGCTGGAGCAGGCGCAGAAGACATTCACCCGTACCGGCGCGTTAAAGTGCCTCATCCGCAATGAACGGGCGATCGCGTTTTACCAGCGGCACGGCTGGCACGTTGAGGAGACGGGAGATTCTCCGGACGGAGAGTATTATTTGATGCACTATCGGCTGCGTTAAAGCCGGGTGGCGGCAACGCCTTACCCGGCCATTCAGAGCAGAAAACTTATACCGCGCGGAACGCGATGTCGCCGGGAATGACTTCACCCTGCCAGTAAAGCTGCGCCGCGACGCGACCTGCCAGCTGACGATACATCTCAGCAAACTCACTTTCCGGACGGCTCACCACCGTCGGCTTCCCGCTGTCCAGATCTTCACGCAGCGTGATGTGCAGCGGCATCTGACCCAGCAGTTGAGTGTGATACTGCGCAGCCAGTTTTTCCGCACCACCGGTACCGAAGATAGGCTCCTGATGTCCGCAATTGCTGCAGATGTGCATGCTCATATTCTCAACGATACCGAGCACCGGTACTTCCACTTTTTCGAACATCACGATGCCTTTTTTAGCGTCGATCAGCGCGATATCCTGCGGCGTGGTCACCACCACCGCGCCCGTGACCGGAATGTTCTGCGCCAGCGTCAGCTGAATGTCACCGGTGCCCGGCGGCATATCCAGTACCAGGTAATCCAGATCCGGCCACATCGTTTCCTGCAGCATCTGCATCAGCGCTTTACTGGCCATCGGGCCACGCCAGACCATTGCGTTATCGTCGGTAACCAGATACCCGATTGAGTTAGTCGCCAGGCCATACGCCATAATCGGTGCCATGTGGGTGCCATCCGGCGAGGTCGGACGCTGGTTTTCTGCGCCCAACATATTCGGAATGGATGGGCCGTAAATATCCGCATCCAGAATGCCGACTTTCGCGCCTTCCGCTGCCAGCGCCAGCGCCAGGTTGACTGCCGTGGAGGATTTGCCCACCCCACCCTTACCGGAGCTGACGGCGATAATGTTTTTCACGCCGTTTACGCCAGGCTGATTTTTCACGCGTTTCAGCGTGG belongs to Enterobacter cloacae and includes:
- a CDS encoding aspartate aminotransferase family protein, with translation MTDKVRIDTVDAHKSNETYLARQAEFESNVRSYPRKLPLAITKAEGVWITDADNKEYLDCLAGAGTLALGHNHPDVLKSIQNVITSGLPLHTLDLTTPLKDAFSEYLLSLLPGQGKEYCLQFTGPSGADAVEAALKLAKKVTGRSGIISFSGGYHGMTHGALSVTGNLSPKEAVDGMMPEVQFMPYPHQYRCPLGIGGEAGVKALTYYFENLINDVESGVRKPAAVILEAVQGEGGVNPAPVEWLQRIRKVTQEHGILLILDEVQAGFARTGKFFAFEHAGIEPDIIVMSKAVGGGLPLAVLGIKKQFDAWAPGHHTGTFRGNQLAMATGLTTLKILKDQNIAGKVAAQGEWLKAQLAELQKRYPVIGHIRGLGMMIGIEIVKPHEAADHMGCFPGDGELSALIQKKCFESGLILERGGRNGIVLRLLPSLLISDDQLKIFLDKFEQALLAAGVRPA
- a CDS encoding 2,4-diaminobutyrate decarboxylase yields the protein MSDSNPILFSSAQSIEAYQQAIEQSSQAVMQWLKQPEMYQGKTVAELRDRIKLDFNPKGLGNNAAIERAVEFFLKDSLSVHHPQCVAHLHCPSLVVSQAAEVLINATNQSMDSWDQSPSATIIEIKLIEWLRTRVGYQAGDAGVFTSGGTQSNLMGLMLARDAFFARQGHSVQQDGLVGDLRKIRVLCSENAHFSVQKNMALMGLGYQSVVQVKTDEFSRMDLTDLAAKIEQCNANGEQILAIVATAGTTDAGAIDPLRAIAELAAKQNIWVHVDAAWGGALLMSEQYRHYLDGIELVDSITLDFHKQFFQTISCGAFLLKEARHYELMRYQAAYLNSEFDEEAGVPNLVSKSLQTTRRFDALKLWMSLEALGQEQYAAIIDHGVTLAQQVAAYVKEQSALELVMQPQLASVLFRFRPEAQMDDAGIALLNQKIGDALLESGRANVGVTEHNGITCLKLTLLNPTVTLEDVKVLLSLVERTAQEVMAK
- a CDS encoding protein disulfide oxidoreductase gives rise to the protein MDNRIFSQLRRWVREGIVFILLALAVMWGVDQYRKPAIPASFSATPMQSIDGKLYDFTALSQERPLLIYVWATWCSICRFTTPSVDKLANEGGNVVSIALRSGDDAKLERWVEKKQLTVPVINDERGALSQQWQVSVTPTLVVVSKGQVVSTTTGWTSYWGMKIRMWWAGV
- a CDS encoding hydroxymethylpyrimidine/phosphomethylpyrimidine kinase is translated as MKRINALTIAGTDPSGGAGIQADLKTFSALGAYGCSVITALVAQNTRGVQSVYRIEPDFVAAQLDSVLSDVRIDTTKIGMLAETDIVEVVAERLKRYQVQNVVLDTVMLAKSGDPLLSVSAIDTLRKKLLPQVALITPNLPEAAALLDAPHAQTEREMKEQGRALLAMGCGAVLVKGGHLDDAESPDWLFTRDGELRFTAPRVQTKNTHGTGCTLSAALAALRPRHNNWADTVQEAKIWLSDALAKADTLEVGHGIGPVHHFHAWW
- the thiM gene encoding hydroxyethylthiazole kinase; its protein translation is MQPDLLDLHILHQFRTRSPLTHCMTNDVVQTFTANVLLALGASPAMVIEAEEAEQFAALADALLINVGTLTAPRAQAMRRAIESAVAAGKPWTLDPVAVGALTFRTRFCHQILSLKPAAIRGNASEILALAGMSAGGRGVDTTDTASSALPAAQALARQTNAIIVVTGEVDYITDGQRTRTVTGGDPLMTRVVGTGCALSAVVAASCSLPGDRLDNVAATCGWMKRAGTAAVAQSRGPGSFASAFLDALYTLEEQA
- a CDS encoding N-acetyltransferase GCN5 — its product is MEISSIIADPITVRPWQESDRPFLRTLYLHARRDAWPWLNSAEWQPEDFDAATRDEEIWVAVQNGRCLGFASVWTHDNFLHNLFVDPRYQNLGVGRLLLEQAQKTFTRTGALKCLIRNERAIAFYQRHGWHVEETGDSPDGEYYLMHYRLR
- a CDS encoding iron-sulfur cluster carrier protein, which translates into the protein MSSQSQAKSPEALRAMVAGTLANFQHPTLKHNLTTLKALHHVAWLDDTLHIELQMPFAWSSAFDVLKEQTSSDLLRITGAKAVDWKLTHSIATLKRVKNQPGVNGVKNIIAVSSGKGGVGKSSTAVNLALALAAEGAKVGILDADIYGPSIPNMLGAENQRPTSPDGTHMAPIMAYGLATNSIGYLVTDDNAMVWRGPMASKALMQMLQETMWPDLDYLVLDMPPGTGDIQLTLAQNIPVTGAVVVTTPQDIALIDAKKGIVMFEKVEVPVLGIVENMSMHICSNCGHQEPIFGTGGAEKLAAQYHTQLLGQMPLHITLREDLDSGKPTVVSRPESEFAEMYRQLAGRVAAQLYWQGEVIPGDIAFRAV